In Sphingomonas sp. LT1P40, the following are encoded in one genomic region:
- a CDS encoding S9 family peptidase: MNRWLGRSLALGMIAASPTVAQEAAKPPVAAKKPHQVKAPFGATREDEYYWLRDDTRKNEDMLAYLKAENAYADAVMAPTKPVQEALYKEIVGRIKQDDSTVPYRDNGYWYYTRFETGGNYPIVARRKGSMDAPEEIILNQPEMAKGANFFSVGGRQVSPDNRLLAYAEDKVGRRQYVLKVKDLTTGETLTDTITNAEPGFAWGGDNKTIFYIEKDPVTLLGKRVKAHVLGTPASADRLVYEEKDDTFSMGIGTTSSNKFICIYVGKTVSDEQRCAPRDNPASFTVLAPRERDFLYGADHVGDRWVIRTNLNAPNYRVMTVPDSQTGAGKTAWKDVVATSDSVFIEGVQPFDNYLAIEERSGGNKRMRLLGNDGKSSFVEAEEPAYTMALNTNAETDTDSVRYSYNSLTTPSTVIEANMKTGERKVLKVTPVPGYDASKYVTERVWATARDGTKVPVSLVYAKGFKKDGTAPLFQYAYGSYGYSTDPGFSPMLPSLLDRGMVYAIAHIRGGQEMGRKWYDDGRMFNKKNSFTDFVDVTRYLVAQGYAKKGRVAAMGGSAGGLLMGAVTNIAPQDYGAIVSLVPFVDVVTTMLDPTIPLTTGEYDEWGNPENKASYDYMLSYSPYDQLKKGAYPAIFVGTGLWDSQVQYYEPAKYVARLRTLKTDANPLLFRVNMEAGHGGKSGRFERFREQAEYLAFALDQLKVK, encoded by the coding sequence ATGAATCGCTGGCTTGGCCGCTCGCTCGCCCTTGGCATGATCGCCGCATCGCCCACCGTCGCGCAGGAGGCCGCCAAGCCGCCGGTGGCCGCCAAGAAGCCGCATCAGGTGAAGGCACCGTTCGGGGCGACCCGCGAGGACGAATATTACTGGCTGCGCGACGATACCCGCAAGAATGAGGACATGCTGGCCTATCTGAAGGCCGAGAATGCCTATGCCGATGCGGTGATGGCCCCGACCAAGCCGGTGCAGGAGGCGCTGTACAAGGAGATTGTCGGACGCATCAAACAGGACGACAGCACCGTCCCGTACCGCGACAACGGATACTGGTATTACACGCGGTTCGAGACCGGCGGGAACTACCCGATCGTCGCGCGGCGCAAGGGCAGCATGGATGCGCCCGAGGAGATCATCCTCAACCAGCCCGAAATGGCGAAGGGCGCGAATTTCTTCTCGGTCGGCGGACGGCAGGTCAGCCCGGATAACCGCTTGCTGGCCTATGCCGAGGACAAGGTCGGGCGGCGGCAATATGTGCTGAAGGTCAAAGACCTGACCACCGGCGAAACACTGACCGACACGATCACCAATGCCGAACCTGGCTTTGCCTGGGGCGGCGACAACAAGACGATCTTCTATATCGAGAAGGACCCCGTGACCCTGCTGGGCAAGCGGGTGAAGGCGCATGTGCTGGGCACCCCCGCCAGCGCCGACCGGCTGGTCTATGAGGAGAAGGACGACACCTTCTCGATGGGGATCGGGACCACCAGTTCCAACAAGTTCATCTGCATCTATGTCGGCAAGACGGTCAGCGATGAGCAGCGTTGCGCGCCGCGCGACAACCCCGCGAGCTTCACCGTGCTCGCCCCGCGCGAGCGCGATTTCCTGTACGGCGCGGACCATGTCGGCGACCGCTGGGTCATCCGCACCAATCTGAACGCGCCGAACTACCGCGTGATGACCGTGCCCGACAGCCAGACCGGGGCGGGCAAGACCGCGTGGAAGGACGTCGTTGCCACCAGCGACAGCGTGTTCATCGAGGGCGTGCAGCCGTTCGACAATTATCTGGCGATCGAGGAGCGTTCGGGCGGCAACAAGCGGATGCGGCTGTTGGGCAATGACGGCAAGTCGAGCTTCGTCGAGGCGGAGGAACCGGCCTATACGATGGCGCTGAACACCAATGCCGAGACGGACACCGATTCGGTCCGCTATAGCTATAACTCGCTGACCACGCCGTCGACGGTGATCGAGGCGAACATGAAAACCGGTGAGCGCAAGGTGCTGAAGGTCACGCCGGTGCCCGGTTACGACGCATCCAAATATGTGACGGAGCGCGTGTGGGCGACGGCGCGCGACGGGACAAAGGTGCCGGTCAGCCTGGTCTATGCCAAGGGGTTCAAGAAGGACGGCACCGCCCCGCTGTTCCAATATGCCTATGGCAGCTATGGCTATTCGACCGATCCGGGCTTCTCGCCGATGCTGCCCAGCCTGCTCGACCGCGGCATGGTCTATGCCATCGCGCATATCCGTGGCGGGCAGGAAATGGGCCGCAAATGGTATGATGACGGGCGGATGTTCAACAAGAAGAACAGCTTCACCGACTTCGTCGATGTGACGCGTTATCTGGTGGCGCAGGGCTATGCGAAGAAAGGTCGCGTCGCGGCAATGGGCGGCAGCGCGGGCGGGCTGCTGATGGGCGCGGTAACGAATATCGCGCCACAGGATTACGGCGCGATCGTTTCGCTCGTGCCGTTCGTGGACGTGGTGACGACGATGCTCGATCCCACCATTCCGCTGACCACCGGCGAATATGACGAGTGGGGCAATCCGGAGAACAAGGCGAGCTATGACTATATGCTCAGCTACTCGCCATACGACCAGTTGAAGAAGGGCGCGTACCCGGCGATCTTCGTCGGCACCGGGCTGTGGGACAGTCAGGTCCAATATTATGAGCCGGCCAAATATGTGGCCCGTCTGCGGACGCTGAAGACCGATGCCAATCCGCTGCTGTTCCGCGTGAATATGGAAGCGGGGCATGGCGGCAAGTCGGGGCGGTTCGAGCGGTTCCGCGAACAGGCGGAATATCTGGCGTTCGCGCTGGACCAGTTGAAGGTGAAGTAA